One genomic region from Thermoplasmata archaeon encodes:
- a CDS encoding (Fe-S)-binding protein codes for MPRLAKMPPIEEHLHACTMCGYCVPVCPAYQEAGWEGASPRGRVFALRQYDNRGPLDRLLRRHVKPGEEFAANSWECTGCGACTEVCPVDIPFDTLWDEVKGWMVESGYGRKELEPYLLNVRESHNIYGKDPQERGAWLPPEAVQSESPEVVFWVGCVASYEKQQIARAVIKILNAAKVTYKILGPEEWCSGAPLARMGYQKEVEKQIMPHNLEAVARTGAKALVTACAECYRAFYRDYREWGGNAPFSVYHVSHFVEKLVSEKRIAFTKSLPQRIAFHDACHMGRVCNGYEAPRQALKFVKDLKILEMVPTREDALCSGAGGGFPDVYPEQAANVGSRRIQDAVATGATALVTTCPHAERHFEQIAKQRNMQMSIVDLAETIAQAL; via the coding sequence ATGCCCCGGCTCGCGAAGATGCCCCCCATTGAGGAACACCTGCACGCCTGCACGATGTGCGGGTACTGCGTACCCGTCTGTCCGGCGTACCAGGAGGCCGGGTGGGAGGGTGCCTCGCCCCGCGGCCGCGTGTTCGCCCTGCGGCAGTACGACAACCGCGGCCCCTTGGACCGTCTCCTGCGCCGGCACGTGAAGCCGGGCGAGGAGTTCGCCGCGAATTCCTGGGAGTGCACGGGCTGCGGGGCGTGCACCGAGGTGTGCCCGGTGGACATACCGTTCGATACCCTCTGGGATGAGGTAAAGGGTTGGATGGTCGAATCCGGCTACGGCCGCAAGGAACTCGAGCCGTACCTGCTCAACGTCCGGGAGAGCCACAACATCTACGGGAAGGATCCCCAGGAGCGCGGCGCATGGCTGCCGCCCGAGGCCGTCCAGTCGGAGAGCCCCGAGGTCGTGTTCTGGGTCGGCTGCGTGGCGAGCTACGAGAAGCAACAAATCGCGCGCGCGGTTATCAAGATCCTGAACGCCGCCAAGGTGACCTACAAGATTCTCGGCCCCGAAGAGTGGTGCTCGGGCGCGCCCCTCGCGAGGATGGGATACCAGAAGGAGGTCGAGAAGCAGATCATGCCCCATAACCTCGAGGCCGTCGCGCGGACGGGGGCGAAGGCCCTCGTGACCGCATGCGCGGAATGCTACCGCGCCTTCTACCGCGACTACCGAGAATGGGGCGGGAACGCCCCGTTCAGCGTCTACCATGTCTCCCACTTCGTCGAGAAGCTCGTGAGCGAGAAGCGCATCGCGTTCACGAAATCCCTGCCCCAGAGGATTGCATTCCACGACGCCTGCCACATGGGCCGCGTCTGCAACGGGTACGAGGCGCCCCGCCAGGCCCTGAAGTTCGTCAAGGACCTCAAGATCCTGGAGATGGTGCCCACCCGGGAGGACGCGCTCTGCTCCGGAGCCGGAGGCGGGTTCCCAGATGTCTACCCGGAGCAAGCCGCGAACGTCGGGTCCCGCCGGATCCAGGATGCGGTCGCGACCGGGGCGACGGCCCTCGTGACCACGTGCCCCCACGCGGAGCGGCACTTCGAGCAGATCGCGAAGCAGCGTAACATGCAGATGAGCATCGTGGATCTCGCCGAGACGATTGCTCAGGCCCTGTGA
- a CDS encoding iron-sulfur cluster assembly accessory protein, protein MASPEAPRVIVTSNAVRRIHYLRQKENRPEAALRLRIIAGGCSGMQYRMDLAETPRPTDTIITAEDAKVFVDPKSLVYLQGSTLDYEEDLLGGQFKITNPNAKHACSCGLSFTI, encoded by the coding sequence ATGGCCTCTCCCGAAGCCCCGCGCGTCATCGTGACCTCGAACGCGGTCCGGCGAATCCACTACCTGCGCCAGAAGGAGAACCGCCCCGAAGCCGCCCTGCGCCTGCGGATCATCGCGGGCGGATGCAGCGGCATGCAGTACCGGATGGACCTCGCGGAGACCCCACGGCCGACGGACACGATCATCACCGCGGAGGACGCCAAGGTATTCGTCGATCCGAAGAGCCTGGTCTACCTCCAGGGGTCCACCCTAGACTACGAGGAAGACCTCCTCGGCGGCCAGTTCAAGATCACGAACCCGAACGCCAAGCACGCCTGTTCCTGCGGCCTCAGCTTCACGATCTAG
- the sufB gene encoding Fe-S cluster assembly protein SufB translates to MVTKTKLQQEMADREYKYGFVSDVEEERIPKGLNEDVIRLISQKKEEPGWMLEWRLKAYRHWTTMKEPHWANVTYPPINYQDIIYYAAPKPKKPVKSLEDIDPEIRNLYGKLGIPLQEQERLAGVAVDAVLDSVSVGTTFKNKLADLGIIFCSFSEAVKEHPDLVKKYLGSVVPYNDNFFAALNSAVFSDGSFAYVPKGVRCPMELSTYFRINAQDTGQFERTLIVAEEGAYVSYLEGCTAPIRDENQLHAAVVELVALDDAEVKYSTIQNWYPGDKQGKGGIYNFVTKRGKALGARSKISWTQVETGSAITWKYPSCILQGDDSIGEFYSVAVVNNRQQADTGTKMHHIGKNTRSTIISKGISAGEGQNTYRGMVKILKGATGARNYSQCDSLLIGSQCGAHTFPDIQVMEPTAQMEHEASTSKIGDDQLFYCQQRGITPEDATSMIVNGFCKKIFLNLPMEFAVEAQKLISYSLALEGTVG, encoded by the coding sequence ATGGTTACCAAGACTAAGCTCCAGCAGGAGATGGCCGATCGCGAGTACAAGTACGGCTTCGTCTCCGACGTGGAGGAAGAGCGGATCCCCAAGGGCCTGAACGAGGACGTCATCCGCCTCATCTCCCAGAAGAAGGAGGAACCCGGCTGGATGCTCGAGTGGCGGCTCAAGGCGTACCGTCACTGGACCACGATGAAGGAGCCCCACTGGGCGAATGTCACGTACCCGCCCATCAACTACCAGGATATCATCTACTATGCCGCGCCGAAGCCCAAGAAGCCCGTGAAGAGCCTCGAGGACATCGATCCGGAGATCCGCAATCTGTACGGCAAGCTCGGCATCCCGCTCCAGGAGCAGGAGCGGCTCGCGGGCGTGGCGGTCGACGCGGTCCTCGACAGCGTCTCCGTCGGCACGACGTTCAAGAACAAGCTCGCGGACCTCGGGATCATCTTCTGCTCCTTCTCCGAGGCGGTCAAAGAGCACCCGGACTTGGTCAAGAAGTACCTCGGTTCCGTGGTCCCGTACAACGACAACTTCTTCGCCGCGCTGAACAGCGCGGTCTTCAGCGACGGTTCCTTCGCCTACGTGCCGAAGGGCGTTCGCTGCCCCATGGAGTTGTCCACATACTTCCGAATCAACGCGCAGGACACGGGTCAGTTCGAGCGCACCCTCATCGTGGCCGAGGAAGGCGCGTACGTCTCCTATTTGGAAGGTTGCACGGCCCCGATCCGGGACGAGAACCAGCTCCACGCCGCGGTGGTCGAACTCGTGGCCCTGGACGATGCCGAGGTCAAGTACAGCACGATCCAGAACTGGTACCCGGGCGACAAGCAGGGGAAGGGCGGCATCTACAACTTCGTCACGAAGCGCGGCAAGGCGCTCGGCGCGCGCTCGAAGATTTCCTGGACCCAGGTGGAGACGGGGAGCGCGATCACCTGGAAGTACCCGAGCTGCATCCTCCAGGGGGACGATTCGATCGGCGAGTTCTACTCCGTGGCCGTGGTGAACAACCGCCAGCAGGCCGACACCGGCACCAAGATGCACCACATCGGGAAGAACACCCGCAGTACGATCATCTCGAAGGGGATCTCGGCGGGGGAAGGGCAGAACACGTATCGGGGCATGGTCAAGATCCTCAAGGGCGCGACGGGTGCGCGGAACTACTCCCAGTGCGACTCCCTCCTGATCGGATCCCAATGCGGGGCCCACACGTTCCCGGACATCCAGGTCATGGAGCCCACGGCCCAGATGGAGCACGAGGCGAGCACGTCCAAGATCGGGGACGATCAGCTCTTCTACTGCCAGCAGCGCGGCATCACGCCCGAGGACGCGACGTCCATGATTGTGAACGGGTTCTGCAAGAAGATCTTCCTGAACCTCCCCATGGAGTTCGCGGTCGAGGCGCAGAAACTCATTTCCTACAGTCTTGCGTTGGAGGGGACCGTCGGCTGA
- the sufC gene encoding Fe-S cluster assembly ATPase SufC — protein sequence MALLEIRNLHARVANKDILRGIDIAVKAGEVHAIMGPNGSGKTTLAQVLAGRPNYEVLSGQVLFQGKDLLTMKPEDRAREGIFMAFQYPVEIPGVGNAYFLKAAVNAIRKHRGLPELDAMEFLNLIQDKMKLLGLDESYMKRGLNEGFSGGEKKRNEIFQMAVLEPKLAILDETDSGLDIDALRVVANGVNSMRTKERGMLVITHYSRLLHYIVPDFVHVLAGGRIVKSGGKELAEELEKTGYAGLGLDEGTPAPTPAAVGH from the coding sequence ATGGCGTTGCTCGAGATCCGTAACCTGCACGCGCGCGTCGCGAACAAGGACATCCTACGCGGCATCGACATCGCGGTGAAGGCGGGGGAGGTCCACGCGATCATGGGGCCCAACGGCTCCGGGAAGACGACCCTCGCCCAGGTCCTCGCCGGTCGCCCGAACTACGAGGTCCTCTCGGGCCAGGTGCTGTTCCAGGGGAAGGACCTCCTTACGATGAAACCGGAAGACCGCGCGCGGGAAGGCATCTTCATGGCATTCCAGTATCCCGTGGAGATCCCCGGCGTCGGGAACGCCTACTTCCTCAAGGCGGCGGTGAACGCAATCCGGAAGCACCGCGGCCTCCCCGAGCTGGACGCGATGGAATTCCTCAATCTGATCCAGGACAAGATGAAACTCCTCGGACTCGACGAGAGCTACATGAAGCGCGGGCTCAACGAGGGCTTCTCCGGGGGCGAGAAGAAGCGGAACGAGATTTTCCAGATGGCCGTCCTCGAACCCAAGCTCGCGATCCTCGACGAGACGGACTCAGGCCTCGACATCGACGCGCTGCGCGTCGTGGCCAACGGCGTGAACTCGATGCGGACCAAGGAACGCGGCATGCTTGTGATCACGCACTACTCGCGCCTGCTCCACTACATCGTGCCGGACTTCGTGCACGTCCTCGCGGGAGGCCGCATCGTGAAGAGCGGCGGCAAGGAGCTCGCGGAGGAGCTCGAGAAGACCGGGTACGCCGGGTTGGGCCTCGACGAAGGTACGCCTGCCCCGACCCCTGCCGCGGTGGGCCACTGA
- the sufD gene encoding Fe-S cluster assembly protein SufD, with product MSVTVSLADPYVAEFQSFARAIGDAEPSWLRSLRKEAVGAFQKVGFPGVKDEDWKHTNVAPVVRTPFRYEPQAEPPRIPGDLVEAYTFGVLKCSQLVFVNGHFAPKLSYLRWLPEGVRIRSLQEVIHFDPKAVEPHLGKFASFERQPFTALNTAFLQDGAFVHVPEGRIVEEPIHLLYVSTSVDPAAVSYPRNLILLDDRSQATVIESYVGLDKGAYFTNAVTEFRVGKGAVLDHYKMQRESEAAYHFSSTGLVQARSSAVASTSLNLGGGLVRNDVNTRFADEGGSLALNGLYLLHDAQHCENHTFIDHARPNCTSLELFKGILDARSRGIFYGKILVRKDAQKTNARQTNKNLLLSNDAFADSTPGLEILADDVKCSHGSTVGQLDENAVFYLRSRGIDESSARTLLTYAFAGEIINQVKVASMRIKLDQLILSRLPGSDVIQEAL from the coding sequence GTGTCGGTGACTGTGAGCCTAGCCGACCCGTACGTGGCGGAGTTCCAATCCTTCGCCCGGGCGATCGGCGATGCGGAGCCGTCGTGGCTCCGCAGTCTCCGCAAGGAGGCCGTCGGCGCCTTCCAGAAGGTCGGATTCCCGGGCGTCAAGGACGAGGACTGGAAGCACACGAACGTGGCGCCCGTCGTCCGCACGCCCTTCCGGTACGAACCCCAGGCCGAGCCACCCCGCATCCCGGGCGACCTGGTCGAGGCGTACACGTTCGGCGTGCTCAAGTGCAGCCAGCTGGTCTTCGTGAACGGCCACTTCGCGCCGAAGCTCTCCTACCTCCGCTGGCTCCCGGAAGGTGTCCGCATCCGGAGCCTGCAAGAGGTCATCCACTTCGACCCGAAGGCGGTTGAGCCGCACCTGGGGAAGTTCGCCTCGTTCGAGCGGCAGCCCTTCACGGCCTTGAACACCGCGTTCCTGCAGGACGGCGCCTTCGTCCATGTGCCCGAAGGCCGCATCGTCGAGGAGCCCATCCATCTCCTCTACGTCTCCACGTCCGTCGATCCCGCGGCGGTCTCCTACCCCCGGAACCTGATCCTCTTGGACGACAGGAGTCAGGCGACGGTTATCGAGTCGTATGTCGGCCTGGACAAGGGCGCGTACTTCACGAACGCGGTCACCGAGTTCCGCGTGGGAAAGGGTGCCGTCCTGGACCACTACAAGATGCAGCGGGAGAGCGAGGCCGCGTACCACTTCTCGAGCACGGGCCTCGTCCAGGCTCGCTCGAGCGCGGTCGCCTCCACCTCCCTGAACCTGGGCGGAGGTCTTGTCCGGAACGACGTGAACACACGCTTCGCGGACGAGGGTGGGAGCCTCGCGCTGAACGGCCTCTACCTGCTCCACGACGCGCAGCACTGCGAGAACCACACGTTCATCGACCATGCGAGGCCGAACTGCACGAGCCTCGAGCTGTTCAAGGGGATCTTGGACGCGCGCAGCCGTGGAATCTTCTACGGGAAGATCCTCGTCCGAAAAGACGCCCAGAAGACGAACGCGCGGCAGACGAACAAGAACCTCCTTCTGTCCAACGACGCGTTCGCCGATTCCACGCCCGGTCTGGAGATCCTCGCGGACGACGTGAAATGCAGTCACGGCTCCACGGTAGGCCAGCTCGACGAGAACGCGGTTTTCTATCTGCGCTCCCGCGGGATTGACGAAAGCTCAGCCCGCACCCTCCTCACGTACGCCTTCGCGGGGGAGATCATCAACCAGGTCAAGGTGGCCTCCATGCGGATCAAGCTCGACCAGCTCATCCTGTCCCGCTTGCCGGGCAGCGACGTGATCCAAGAGGCCTTATGA
- a CDS encoding SUF system NifU family Fe-S cluster assembly protein: MVDLRELYQEVILDHTKNPRNFHALADATAKATGNNPLCGDRVTVYLKMDGNRIVDAAFQGQGCAISKSSASLMTEAIRGRTKAEAEALFDRFHEMITGTPAHEADSKGLGKLAVFQGVSEFPLRVKCASLAWHTLKSALESKEGTVTLE; encoded by the coding sequence ATGGTCGACCTGCGCGAGCTGTACCAGGAGGTCATCCTGGACCACACGAAGAACCCGCGGAACTTCCACGCCCTCGCGGACGCGACGGCGAAGGCCACGGGTAACAATCCCCTGTGCGGGGACCGCGTGACCGTGTACCTGAAGATGGACGGGAACCGCATCGTCGACGCGGCGTTCCAGGGCCAAGGTTGCGCCATCTCCAAGTCTTCGGCGTCCCTGATGACCGAAGCGATCAGAGGCCGCACGAAGGCCGAGGCCGAGGCCCTGTTCGACCGCTTCCACGAAATGATCACGGGAACGCCTGCCCACGAGGCCGATTCGAAGGGCCTGGGCAAGCTCGCGGTCTTCCAGGGCGTGAGCGAGTTCCCCCTCCGGGTGAAGTGCGCGAGCCTCGCGTGGCACACCCTCAAGTCCGCCCTCGAGTCCAAGGAGGGCACGGTCACTCTGGAATGA